One Cucumis sativus cultivar 9930 chromosome 1, Cucumber_9930_V3, whole genome shotgun sequence DNA segment encodes these proteins:
- the LOC116404471 gene encoding PAX-interacting protein 1-like isoform X2 → MWLQACQCALAHNFYYILLLKLQVNCKLLRAWIFSSSWLKESYREGRFVDELPYILNDDDYISKYRASLKATVLRAKACPGALFEGYNVCISAHAQPPPKTLSLILKSAGGNVGSLHFSLKKKLK, encoded by the exons ATGTGGCTTCAAGCGTGTCAGTGTGCTCTTGCtcataatttttactatatcttgttactaaaattgcaagttaattgcaaattacTCAGAGCTTGGATTTTCTCCTCCAGTTGGTTAAAGGAAAGCTACCGGGAAGGTAGATTTGTTG ACGAGTTGCCTTACATACTAAATGATGATGACTACATATCGAAGTATCGAGCCAGCCTAAAAGCTACAGTTCTCAGGGCAAAAGCATGTCCTGGAGCTTTATTTGAAGGGTATAATGTTTGCATATCAGCTCACGCTCAACCACCACCTAAAACTCTATCCTTGATACTCAAGTCAGCCGGTGGAAAT gtcggttcgttgcactttagtttgaaaaagaagcttAAGTAA
- the LOC116404471 gene encoding mediator of DNA damage checkpoint protein 1-like isoform X1 produces the protein MWLQACQCALAHNFYYILLLKLQVNCKLLRAWIFSSSWLKESYREGRFVDELPYILNDDDYISKYRASLKATVLRAKACPGALFEGYNVCISAHAQPPPKTLSLILKSAGGNVSSLLLYKSRVLGLVLYITYTTTIIWLSSHLMKM, from the exons ATGTGGCTTCAAGCGTGTCAGTGTGCTCTTGCtcataatttttactatatcttgttactaaaattgcaagttaattgcaaattacTCAGAGCTTGGATTTTCTCCTCCAGTTGGTTAAAGGAAAGCTACCGGGAAGGTAGATTTGTTG ACGAGTTGCCTTACATACTAAATGATGATGACTACATATCGAAGTATCGAGCCAGCCTAAAAGCTACAGTTCTCAGGGCAAAAGCATGTCCTGGAGCTTTATTTGAAGGGTATAATGTTTGCATATCAGCTCACGCTCAACCACCACCTAAAACTCTATCCTTGATACTCAAGTCAGCCGGTGGAAATGTAAGTTCTCTGTTATTGTACAAATCTCGAGTACTAGGTTTGGTTctctatattacatatacaacCACTATAATATGGCTATCCTCCCATCTAATGAAGATGTGA